accctggataggtagtgTGGTGTCGGATTTGGCCGGGACGCGGCGCAAAAACTCGTTTTTTCGTTTCTGCGCATAGACGCCTTgcaggctctggcctgtctacccgttagttgctcaccagcttcatcgcaggaaacattcgccacttctctactccGACGCATTCGTCAGATATCGGCAtccaaagttggaattgttgcatattagcaaccacgttaccgtaacaggggtatgtcacgcatacgcaaacattttgtattttacattactgtattattatttagtgaaataatgtaattgtgtctatcggaacatatcagtgaatggtgtaggtacttgtaccaatcgccattttgttttgaaagcagcaagaatgtgattttgagggtaatttctaattttctattttttcctgttttcagattttcagcatggcgaagaaatatctcaaggaggaggagtttttggagctccttttcgtcagtagtgatgaagaagagcctttgacccttacctttgaagaagacactatccaagacgacctggtcgacaatgaaaccttgctgcgtgaggaaaacgaggatcaacttttggctgctgaagtagcggaaacagagcatgaagagagacatgattttgctgtctcgcacgcagttcgtcttgtttctgttgttcctgtgactcctgcagaatctcctgtgccttcttcagcgtctcctgggccttcttcagcgtatcctgggccttcttcagcgtatcctgggccttcttcagcgtatcctgggccttcttcagcgtctcctgcgGTTCTTGTGCTTCATCTTAGTCCCGTGGagatgaggagtaggaaaaggaggagaggacctctttgccctgcagaaggtgtggcattgaagagattgccggataactcttacatggctagggacaacacgaagtggcactcagagccaaacccaacaatgccaccaatcttgaagattgaccagtttgacagtgccggtcctaccatggctgtcttcgggtgtaggactcctgctgaagtgtttgacaaatttttgacaaatataatgcttgcagaagtggtcatccacaccaatgacaaaatcctaaccctacggaacaaatacaagcggcaaaacgaccccaccttcaaggatgtgaccctcatggagttacgtgccttccttgggatcctcatcatgacaggggcacggAAGGACAATCATCTGACAGCGGTGGAGATGTTCTCTAAGTCTCTaggatgtcccttctacaggagcaTCATGAGTGAGCGCTGCTTCGCCTTTATTCAGAGGGCCCTACGTTTTGACAGCATTGCCACGAGGGAGGAGCGTGTGACACATGACAAATTTGCTCCCATAAGGAATTTGCGGGACCAGGTCATTGCCAATTGCATTGCCAACTATGAACCCACTGGGCATCTCactgtggatgagcagctcctcggcttcaggggacggtgccgtttcaggatgtacatcccgaataaaccagcaaagtaagtaaaaagtttttatatatatatatatatatatatatatatatatatatatatatatatatatatatatatatatatatatatatatatatatatatatatatgatagatatatatgcaatatttttaatttttttgatatatatgcaatttttaaaaaaaattttatagttctagttttcttttctttatatttattgtttcttttattttgttttctttatatttgttgtttcttttattttgttttctttatatttattgtttcttttattttgttttctttatatttattgtttcttttattttgttttcttttctcttaggtatggcatcaagttagttatggcatgtgatgcagacacgttctacatgtgcaatgccattacctacctgggcaagggaactaccaatacaagtacgcccttgggagaatacttcatgttggagctaacccgacccttcaggaaggctgggcgtattgttacgacggacaactggtttacttccctgccactagccaaggctctccgtgaacgtgggatgcatttagttggtactattcgtccaaaaccgtacctgcctactgtgttgctgtcaacacccatggaattaggcgaatctgttgccacgtataattacaaggacaagctcaccgttttgtgccaacgtgtcaagccgacgaaaaggatccagattctttccacagttcatcacaatcccacagttattgaggatcataaaagtcacatgcacatgttttataatgccacaaagggaggagttgacacgttcgatcagatatgttctgccctgacctgcagcaggaagacccGGAGATGGCCCGTATGTGTCTTTTATGGGATTATCAATCTTGttgtgaataattccttttttatccaccaaaatttgcctgacaacactttgtataacaggaggcaattttctgcggaattggccatggaactcgcccgtgatgcagcactttcaagactcgcaaacaagaggtacctcccaagggacttgacttacctcatttgctctgtttttgcggTACAAGAGCCCAAAGATGAGAGtccagacactccaaaacgaagtgagaagcgcaacagatgccctctctgcccttcttcttctaatgtcaggaccaagcttttgtgtggcaagtgccataagcctgtttgtaactcccatgtcaactacacctgcgaccagtgccaactcaagtagtaagtttcacgaattatttttcttacccgtttatacttactaaaaacaatttttaacctttttgctgtTATCTAGGGTCATCAtggattatttatttaccattttattgcatatacatcaattattagtactctttctagatatgcctttcttttacgtcaatggcgcacggtacgtgttacatttgaactaagcttttgcccagtttatattaattatatataattcctaaggttttgccatcatctgggatcattgtagatgacttttggaaaaattcatccaaatataataagtattaccactataaatatagcattcctttcacacaaatattttgtagtgattttgcgtatacaaaaattaaccgctttttcttttctttacagatctggcagttttgctgatatcggTGATTTTTTTTACGTCAAGTTGTGCACACAGGACTCTAGTTGCAGCACCcaagtggttttttgttcattgttttattttaaaatgtccagtgcaagttatttaggaaaaattgtatttttatacttattttcgtatttatgtaagtacagtgttattttatattcaaagttttttttctcctacaccagtagaaagtagactctttaaactagtaaactatataaaaaaaaaaaaatgtaaattggtatcctcccgttaaccccccgaaagggagtgtaacacatatgacaccaccCATATGACACCACCCTGCCTGTTACGGGCGGgtttggccacgctacctgtccagggttaatggTATGAGttggcaatcaataaaaaataagtttcgtttggtgcccccagatggtaccgacttctcatctggctcatggactaagaggcaagggacagtgacaatgccctagacactgaccaaacacccatatgatcagcatccatctccccttctccactcaagctaggaccagggagggccaggcaatgtctgctgatgactcaacagatagacctatagactcccctaaaccccTACCTTTAGCTAACAAGTATGATGAGATTACAGATACTactagaaactgtcgagcttgaacgggactcgatctCATGCCCAACAAAACACCAAGTAGGAACATTTCCAATAGTCCACCAAGCGATTGATTATTGGCAACTTTAAgagtttgtggtggctgatgtggcaacgtccctgactggtgaacgctagactggcgttcgagtgcccctcaaactcattagtttccttggtcgctccaacctcaatATCCTTAAGTGCTAAGGAGCGGGGTATTGTGGgatcctatagttctatctgctgagtcatcggtagccattgcctggccctccttggtcctaacttgggtcaTGAGGGtccttgggcattgatcatatggatttatggtcagtctctaggtctttATCCTgttcggtagggcaatgtcactgtcccttgcccctgacattcatgagaggccttttaaacctttaaacacctgcGAGTGATTTTGTGTCGATTCCATTGCGATTTTCCTGTGAGTCTGAAATCTCTTTGAGATATGTGATTATGTACAATATTGAATGTTAACATTTAACTCAATTTATAGGACTTTGCACATTTTATGGTTGGGAAAACTGCCGTTAAAACTATCCCTCAGGAATAAAGGTATTACCATGCAAATCCGATTGCATTTAATGCAACTCTGGATCTTGGATAGTGTCAATATGTTAAAATGATAAGAGAGACAATGCCTTATCATTACATGCGAGTTTAAAAACTTTAATAGCCTCTGgagaacaaaaacaaaagaaatgttTCACTGCTATGAACATTTATGCCATTGCAAAGACGATTAAAAGTTTCTTAAAGTTTATTTGCGAAATTGCCATATTCTTATGTTAAATATTAAATGGTGTGTGTCACCCCTGGCAAAAAAACGTCATCATCAACTTCTTCTGACATTCCCAAAGAATGGTTATCACTACCACGTATAAATGCAcattacacagaatatatatatatatatatatatatatatatatatatatatatatatatatatatatatatatatatat
This genomic stretch from Palaemon carinicauda isolate YSFRI2023 chromosome 12, ASM3689809v2, whole genome shotgun sequence harbors:
- the LOC137650545 gene encoding piggyBac transposable element-derived protein 4-like — encoded protein: MRSRKRRRGPLCPAEGVALKRLPDNSYMARDNTKWHSEPNPTMPPILKIDQFDSAGPTMAVFGCRTPAEVFDKFLTNIMLAEVVIHTNDKILTLRNKYKRQNDPTFKDVTLMELRAFLGILIMTGARKDNHLTAVEMFSKSLGCPFYRSIMSERCFAFIQRALRFDSIATREERVTHDKFAPIRNLRDQVIANCIANYEPTGHLTVDEQLLGFRGRCRFRMYIPNKPAKYGIKLVMACDADTFYMCNAITYLGKGTTNTSTPLGEYFMLELTRPFRKAGRIVTTDNWFTSLPLAKALRERGMHLVGTIRPKPYLPTVLLSTPMELGESVATYNYKDKLTVLCQRVKPTKRIQILSTVHHNPTVIEDHKSHMHMFYNATKGGVDTFDQICSALTCSRKTRRWPVCVFYGIINLVVNNSFFIHQNLPDNTLYNRRQFSAELAMELARDAALSRLANKRYLPRDLTYLICSVFAVQEPKDESPDTPKRSEKRNRCPLCPSSSNVRTKLLCGKCHKPVCNSHVNYTCD